The Roseimicrobium gellanilyticum genomic sequence CATCTCCCCACAACCCATCGGAAGGCATGGCCAGCATCATGGGCTCGCATTCGCCGACTTTGATGAGCTTCTGAAGCACGCGATGCGCCGCACCTTTCAGAGCCCATGCCCAGTGGCTGCCGTACACGCCATGGAGCAGCAGCACCAGTGGCAGACGTTGTGCTGTCACACTGTCTTGCTCAGGAACGTAGAAGGTGACATCCGCACGCCGACGTAGCGCTGGGGACTTCACGGTTGCAAAGCGAAGACCCGGCTCTGTGAGCGAGGGCTCGGAGAGTTCAATCGTGCGGAAGGGCGGGGCTTCACTCATGAGTCTGCGGCTGGCTGTGCGTGGCTACTGGGGCTTCACGGAGAAATCGCTGTCTGCCATGCTGCGCAGCACGAGTTCACGCGTCACGCACCAGTCGTCCATCTCCAGCACCTTCAGGATCGCATCTGCCACGTGACGCGGGGTCAGAAACTTCTCCACAGGAGCCTTGCGATCGGATGCGCCATCCCAGAAGGCGGTGTCCACACCACCAGGAAGGACTGCGGTGACACGGACACCGTGAGCCGCTGCCTCTTCCTGCAGGCCGTGGGTGAAGCCACGCACGCCCCACTTGGCGGCGCAGTAGACCGTTTCGCTTGGGATGCCGCGCAGGCTCGCGGTGGAGATCACATTCACAATGTGACCTGCCTTGCGAGTCATCATGCGGCGGAGTGCTTCCTGGGAGCCGAGGATGGTTCCCTTGAGATTCACATCGAGCATCAGATCGATTTCCTCCTCTGAGTAATCGGGAATCCAGCGGTGACGTGCGAGGCCTGCGTTGTTGATCCACACGGCGATGGGGCCCACTTTGGTTTCGATCTCTTCGCCGAGTTCGCGGACTTCCGCCTGCTTTGACACATCACAGGGCATGGCGAGCACACCGTCCATTCCGACCATCTCGGCGGCGCTCGCGAGGGATTCGGCATCCACATCCGCCATGGCCACGGTCATCCCGGCACGGGCCAGTTCTTCACAAAGCGCGAAGCCAATGCCACGCGCCGCTCCTGTCACCACAGCTACCTTGTTCCGGAGAATCATGCCCGAATGTTGGCGGGACGGCGAAACTGGCCAGCGGTTTTTCGGCCTGTACTCGCGGTTGATTGTGACAACAGGCTGGGGCATGAAGTTGGCTGCCCCATGCCTGCCTCCCCTTCACATTCTGTCAGCGCCCCCATTCTCGCCCACGACTGGCGTGAGTATGAACTCCTCGATGCGGGCGATGGCATGAAGCTGGAGCGCTGGGGCGAGTATGTCCTGGCACGTCCTGACCCCCAGGTCATCTGGCCCCGGAGTGGCGAGTGGAGGCAGTGGGACGCCTGGTACCACCGCAGTGACAAGGGTGGGGGACGCTGGGAGTACCGCAAGAAACTGCCGACCTCCTGGACCATCAAGTATGGCGGGTTGACGTTCAAAATCTCGCCCACCGGCTTCAAGCACACCGGGCTCTTCCCCGAGCAGGCGGTGAACTGGGACTGGTGCAGCGGCCTCATCCGCCAGGCCAAGTCCAAGGCGAAGGACCGCGAGTTGTCCGTGCTCAATCTTTTTGGCTACACCGGTGCCGCCACCGTGGCTGCTGCTGCGGCGGGGGCGAGTGTGTGCCACGTGGATGCTGCCAAGGGTATGGTGGAGTGGTGCGGGGAGAATGCGCGGCTCAGCGGCCTGGGCAAGTCGTCCATCCGCTACATCGTGGATGATTGCATGGGCTTCGTGCGCCGCGAGATTCGTCGTGGC encodes the following:
- a CDS encoding SDR family oxidoreductase, with the translated sequence MILRNKVAVVTGAARGIGFALCEELARAGMTVAMADVDAESLASAAEMVGMDGVLAMPCDVSKQAEVRELGEEIETKVGPIAVWINNAGLARHRWIPDYSEEEIDLMLDVNLKGTILGSQEALRRMMTRKAGHIVNVISTASLRGIPSETVYCAAKWGVRGFTHGLQEEAAAHGVRVTAVLPGGVDTAFWDGASDRKAPVEKFLTPRHVADAILKVLEMDDWCVTRELVLRSMADSDFSVKPQ
- a CDS encoding class I SAM-dependent methyltransferase yields the protein MPASPSHSVSAPILAHDWREYELLDAGDGMKLERWGEYVLARPDPQVIWPRSGEWRQWDAWYHRSDKGGGRWEYRKKLPTSWTIKYGGLTFKISPTGFKHTGLFPEQAVNWDWCSGLIRQAKSKAKDRELSVLNLFGYTGAATVAAAAAGASVCHVDAAKGMVEWCGENARLSGLGKSSIRYIVDDCMGFVRREIRRGRKYDGLIMDPPSYGHGASGEVWKMESHLWPLLEECQKLLSDEPIFFLVNAYTTGLSPTALGNVMTQLLGSTGGKLATGEVGLPITRGGLTLPCGIYGRWWW